Proteins from a genomic interval of Gordonia sp. SL306:
- a CDS encoding flavin monoamine oxidase family protein, whose protein sequence is MTSINRDVIVIGAGPSGLSAAHHLAEAGLSVAVFEARDRVGGRTWTDTIDGAMLEIGGQWVSPDQSALYEMLDVLGLETYPRHRDGRSVYVTPAGERIVYDGNDFPASSRTVAEMNRLIGIIDDLVAEVGAEEPWAHPRAAELDTISFRRWLEDLTDDVEAIDNISLFVAGGMLTKPAHAFSTLQAVLMAASAGSFSNLVDEDFILDRRVVGGMQQVSERLAERLGDHIFLNAPARSVRRHPDGGVTVHADDGLECHARRVVLAVPPNLYPRISFDPPLPRRQHQMHQHMSLGLVIKVHAVYETPFWREDGLSGTGFSGSELVQEVYDNTNHGDERGTLVGFVSDQKADAMFALPADERRAAILASIARFLGPKATEPVVYYESDWGSEEWTRGAYAASFDLGGLHRYGKDQRTPVGPIHFSCSDIAAEGYQHVDGAIRMGRRTATAILDDLVVTSSPVD, encoded by the coding sequence ATGACCAGCATCAACCGCGACGTGATCGTCATCGGCGCCGGACCCTCCGGCTTGAGTGCGGCGCATCATCTGGCCGAGGCCGGACTGAGCGTGGCAGTCTTCGAGGCTCGAGACCGCGTGGGCGGTCGCACGTGGACCGACACCATCGACGGCGCCATGCTCGAGATCGGCGGGCAGTGGGTGTCACCGGATCAATCGGCCCTGTACGAGATGCTCGATGTCCTCGGCCTGGAGACCTACCCGCGCCATCGCGACGGCAGATCGGTGTACGTGACACCGGCAGGTGAACGAATCGTTTACGACGGCAACGATTTCCCGGCGTCGAGTCGGACCGTCGCCGAGATGAACCGGCTCATCGGCATCATCGACGATCTGGTCGCGGAGGTCGGTGCCGAGGAGCCGTGGGCCCATCCGCGTGCGGCCGAACTCGACACGATCTCTTTCCGTCGCTGGCTGGAGGACCTGACCGACGACGTCGAGGCCATCGACAACATCAGCCTCTTCGTGGCCGGCGGCATGCTCACCAAGCCCGCTCACGCGTTCTCCACTCTGCAGGCGGTGCTGATGGCGGCATCGGCGGGGTCGTTCAGCAATCTCGTCGACGAGGACTTCATCCTCGACCGACGTGTCGTCGGCGGGATGCAGCAGGTGTCCGAGCGGCTCGCGGAGCGTCTGGGCGACCACATCTTCCTCAACGCGCCCGCACGTTCGGTCCGGCGCCACCCCGACGGCGGCGTCACCGTCCATGCCGACGACGGCCTGGAATGTCACGCGCGGCGGGTCGTCCTTGCCGTACCCCCGAACCTGTACCCCCGCATCTCTTTCGACCCGCCCCTCCCACGGCGGCAGCATCAGATGCATCAGCACATGTCGTTGGGCTTGGTGATCAAGGTCCATGCCGTCTACGAGACGCCGTTCTGGCGCGAGGACGGTCTGTCGGGCACGGGTTTCAGCGGCTCCGAGCTCGTGCAGGAGGTGTACGACAACACCAATCACGGCGACGAACGTGGCACCCTGGTCGGATTCGTGTCGGATCAGAAGGCGGATGCGATGTTCGCGCTGCCCGCCGACGAACGTCGCGCAGCGATCCTGGCCTCGATCGCCCGGTTCCTCGGGCCGAAGGCGACCGAACCGGTTGTCTACTACGAGTCCGACTGGGGCTCAGAAGAATGGACGCGCGGCGCATACGCAGCGAGCTTCGACCTCGGCGGTCTGCATCGCTACGGCAAGGACCAGCGGACGCCGGTCGGCCCGATCCACTTCTCCTGTTCCGACATCGCCGCCGAGGGCTACCAGCATGTCGACGGCGCGATCCGGATGGGCAGGCGCACCGCGACGGCCATCCTCGACGACCTCGTCGTCACCTCCTCGCCGGTCGACTAG
- a CDS encoding NAD-dependent succinate-semialdehyde dehydrogenase, translating into MSHLPDLPAGVPTSLWINGGRTDARGAAEFDVVNPATGTVLTRVADARVDDARAALDSAMAVQDDWAATPARQRAEILRRAWELVIDRTDDLALLMTLEMGKPLAEARGEVTYGAEFLRWFSEEAVRIGGRTADAPAGNGRILVTREPVGPCLAVTPWNFPLAMGTRKIGPALAAGCTMIVKPAEDTPLTMLLLARLLTEAGLPDGVLSVLPTTDAIGVVGALMSDARLRKISFTGSTQVGRALLGQAADQVLRTSMELGGNAPFIVFDDADLDAAVDGALAAKMRNGGEACTAANRFIVHNSVRERFTSALAERVGALRAGPGWQDDVDLGPIINRRQLDRIATLVDDAVASGATVRTGGKMFDGDGFFYAPTVLDDIPADSAIATEEIFGPVAAITGFDTEEQAIAVANNTPYGLAGYFFTRDLGRAMRVAAALEVGMVGVNRGVISDAAAPFGGVKQSGLGSEGGSEGIAEYLNTKYIALEA; encoded by the coding sequence ATGTCCCACCTCCCCGACCTACCCGCAGGCGTGCCGACCAGCCTCTGGATCAACGGCGGCCGCACCGACGCACGTGGCGCCGCGGAGTTCGACGTCGTCAACCCGGCGACCGGCACGGTGCTGACCCGGGTCGCCGACGCACGGGTCGACGACGCGCGCGCAGCACTCGACTCCGCCATGGCCGTGCAGGACGACTGGGCGGCCACACCCGCGCGACAACGGGCGGAGATCCTGCGGCGCGCATGGGAACTCGTCATCGACCGTACCGACGATCTCGCTCTGCTGATGACGCTCGAGATGGGTAAACCGCTCGCCGAGGCCCGTGGCGAGGTGACCTACGGTGCGGAGTTCCTCCGCTGGTTCTCCGAGGAGGCGGTGCGCATCGGCGGGCGTACGGCGGACGCCCCCGCGGGCAACGGGCGGATCCTCGTGACGCGGGAGCCCGTCGGCCCGTGCCTGGCGGTCACGCCATGGAACTTCCCCCTCGCGATGGGCACCCGCAAGATCGGGCCTGCACTCGCCGCAGGCTGCACGATGATCGTCAAGCCGGCCGAGGACACGCCCCTCACGATGCTGTTGCTCGCCCGGCTCCTCACGGAGGCCGGCCTTCCCGACGGTGTGCTGTCCGTGCTGCCGACCACCGACGCGATCGGCGTGGTCGGCGCACTGATGTCGGACGCGCGGCTGCGCAAGATCTCGTTCACCGGGTCAACCCAGGTCGGTCGTGCGCTGCTCGGGCAGGCCGCCGACCAGGTGTTGCGGACGTCGATGGAACTGGGTGGCAACGCGCCGTTCATCGTCTTCGACGATGCGGACCTCGACGCCGCGGTCGACGGCGCGCTGGCGGCGAAGATGCGCAACGGCGGCGAGGCCTGCACGGCCGCCAACCGCTTCATCGTCCACAACTCCGTCCGCGAGCGCTTCACGTCGGCGCTCGCCGAGCGGGTCGGCGCGCTGCGCGCCGGTCCGGGGTGGCAGGACGACGTCGACCTCGGACCGATCATCAACCGTCGCCAGCTCGACCGGATCGCCACACTCGTCGACGACGCTGTCGCCTCCGGGGCCACGGTGCGAACGGGCGGCAAGATGTTCGACGGGGATGGATTCTTCTATGCACCAACGGTTCTCGACGACATACCGGCCGACTCCGCCATCGCCACCGAGGAGATCTTCGGTCCCGTCGCCGCGATCACCGGCTTCGACACCGAAGAACAGGCGATCGCCGTGGCGAACAATACGCCCTACGGGCTCGCAGGCTATTTCTTCACCCGCGATCTCGGCCGGGCGATGCGGGTCGCCGCCGCCCTCGAGGTCGGCATGGTCGGCGTCAACCGCGGTGTCATCTCCGATGCGGCCGCGCCTTTCGGCGGCGTGAAGCAGTCCGGTCTCGGCAGCGAGGGCGGCAGCGAGGGGATCGCCGAATACCTCAACACCAAATACATCGCGCTCGAGGCCTGA
- a CDS encoding PucR family transcriptional regulator has product MTVGVPVRWLLGRRELGLQRIAGGAGDDAEITFVVTSELQRPGEWLSGGEAVLTTGIALPPDPGDRRRYVAELAECGAAALGFGLGLKHDEVPAELIEAADEHDLTLFAVPLPTPFVAVAKTITDRLAELQYEAVIVASRAQPRMTRAAVSGGASALIKELSVACAGAVVLLDTQIRVVDTYPADLADDVVGSVIDLVTRDASSAVSSVSSGPFGMVVTQSIRVDKRGHGHLGVVFAHEPRATDQVLIGHANSLLALDFEKPRRLHVQQNRIHAAALRILLSGEADLGMARDVVIAAGDQRDEIRVLTVLDLPPDSDAIVRIVDDALAAATRPVFLVEDDERLLVLLRGSDTVEFADRLFEGVSPPQRRGLRIGLSAAHRVDDLAIAVEQSRMAAASAERRGRAEESTALAGRALLSFPESRRVLDGLAEILVAPVVDHDARNGTELLASVRAYLEANGQWEAAAASLGVHRHTLRGRIARAEEILGCDLSIARVRAELLLAIIARS; this is encoded by the coding sequence ATGACCGTGGGAGTGCCGGTGCGCTGGCTGCTCGGCCGCCGTGAACTCGGGCTGCAGCGGATCGCCGGCGGCGCAGGCGACGACGCCGAGATCACCTTTGTGGTGACCTCGGAACTTCAGCGACCAGGTGAATGGCTGTCCGGCGGCGAGGCGGTGCTGACCACGGGGATCGCGCTACCACCTGACCCCGGTGATCGGCGGCGGTATGTCGCCGAGCTCGCCGAGTGTGGTGCGGCAGCACTGGGATTCGGCCTCGGACTGAAACACGACGAGGTGCCTGCCGAGTTGATCGAAGCGGCCGACGAGCACGACCTGACGCTCTTTGCGGTACCGCTGCCCACACCGTTCGTCGCCGTCGCCAAGACCATCACCGATCGGCTCGCCGAGCTGCAGTACGAGGCGGTGATCGTGGCGTCCCGCGCGCAGCCGCGGATGACGAGGGCCGCCGTCAGCGGGGGCGCGTCTGCTCTGATCAAGGAATTGTCGGTGGCGTGCGCGGGGGCGGTGGTGCTGCTCGACACGCAGATCAGGGTCGTGGACACCTATCCGGCAGACCTCGCGGACGATGTCGTGGGTTCCGTGATCGATCTCGTGACGCGGGATGCGTCGAGTGCGGTGAGCAGCGTGTCGTCGGGGCCGTTCGGGATGGTTGTCACGCAGTCGATCCGGGTCGACAAGCGTGGCCACGGTCATCTCGGGGTGGTCTTCGCGCACGAGCCACGGGCGACCGATCAGGTCCTGATCGGCCACGCGAACTCGTTGCTGGCCCTCGATTTCGAGAAACCGCGGCGACTTCACGTCCAGCAGAACCGGATCCACGCCGCAGCGTTGCGGATCCTGTTGTCGGGGGAGGCCGACCTCGGGATGGCCCGCGACGTGGTGATCGCTGCGGGTGATCAGCGGGACGAGATCCGCGTGCTCACCGTCCTCGATCTGCCACCCGATTCCGACGCGATCGTGCGGATCGTCGACGACGCGCTGGCGGCCGCAACCCGACCTGTCTTCCTCGTCGAGGACGACGAGCGGCTACTGGTCCTGCTGCGTGGCAGTGACACGGTGGAGTTCGCGGATCGCCTGTTCGAGGGTGTGAGCCCGCCACAGCGCCGAGGGCTTCGGATCGGGCTCAGCGCGGCGCATCGCGTCGACGATCTCGCCATCGCCGTCGAACAATCCCGGATGGCCGCTGCGTCTGCGGAACGTCGGGGCCGCGCCGAGGAATCCACCGCGCTGGCGGGCCGCGCATTGCTGTCGTTTCCGGAATCGCGACGCGTACTCGATGGACTGGCCGAGATCCTGGTGGCTCCGGTCGTCGACCATGATGCCCGAAACGGCACGGAACTCCTGGCCTCGGTGCGCGCCTACCTCGAGGCGAACGGCCAGTGGGAGGCCGCGGCCGCCTCCCTGGGCGTGCATCGGCACACGCTGCGTGGCCGGATCGCACGAGCCGAGGAGATCCTCGGCTGCGACCTCTCGATCGCCAGGGTGCGGGCCGAACTCCTGCTCGCGATCATCGCTCGCAGCTAG
- a CDS encoding nitrilase-related carbon-nitrogen hydrolase, which yields MKVLTALTPPESLARVDAPTREPVRVALVQHRWHEDAAALEAELTDAIAVAAEQGAQVVFLPELTLSRYPAFVRGGDDPGSGAEDLLSGPTFRFAADAAKRHDILVHASLYEHATEEAGVAYDDGLGFNTAILVGPAGLIGRTRKLHIPVTAGYYEDTYFRGGPASDDAYTVHTADTLGGVKIGMPTCWDEWFPEVARMYSLAGAEIIVYPTAIGSEPDHPAFDTQPLWQQVIVGNGIANGTFMIAPNRYGDEGVITFYGSSFISDPYGRILVQAPRDESAVLVADLDLDQRRDWLTLFPFLATRRPDTYAALSAPVDPDHPIGRA from the coding sequence ATGAAGGTTCTCACCGCCCTCACCCCACCGGAGTCTCTCGCTCGCGTCGACGCCCCGACCAGGGAGCCGGTGCGCGTCGCGCTCGTCCAGCACCGCTGGCACGAGGACGCTGCCGCTCTGGAGGCCGAACTCACCGACGCCATCGCGGTCGCTGCCGAGCAGGGCGCGCAGGTCGTCTTCCTGCCCGAACTCACCCTGAGCAGATACCCGGCCTTCGTCCGTGGCGGTGACGACCCCGGCTCCGGTGCCGAGGATCTGTTGTCGGGGCCCACCTTCCGCTTCGCGGCCGATGCCGCCAAGCGGCACGACATCCTCGTGCACGCGTCGCTGTACGAGCACGCCACCGAGGAGGCCGGCGTCGCCTACGACGACGGTCTCGGGTTCAACACCGCCATCCTCGTCGGCCCCGCCGGGCTGATCGGGCGCACACGCAAACTCCACATTCCGGTGACCGCCGGCTATTACGAGGACACCTACTTCCGTGGCGGTCCGGCCTCCGACGACGCCTACACTGTGCACACCGCGGACACGCTGGGGGGCGTGAAGATCGGCATGCCCACCTGCTGGGACGAATGGTTCCCCGAGGTCGCGCGGATGTACTCGCTGGCGGGTGCCGAGATCATCGTCTATCCCACAGCCATCGGATCGGAACCCGATCACCCGGCCTTCGATACGCAGCCGCTGTGGCAACAGGTGATCGTCGGCAACGGGATCGCCAACGGCACCTTCATGATCGCGCCCAACCGGTACGGCGACGAGGGCGTCATCACTTTTTACGGGTCATCGTTCATCTCGGATCCGTACGGCCGCATCCTGGTACAGGCCCCGCGCGACGAGTCCGCGGTGCTGGTCGCCGACCTCGACCTCGACCAACGTCGTGACTGGCTGACGCTGTTCCCGTTTCTGGCCACCAGGCGGCCCGACACCTACGCCGCGCTGAGCGCACCGGTCGACCCCGACCATCCGATCGGGCGGGCCTGA
- the gabT gene encoding 4-aminobutyrate--2-oxoglutarate transaminase: MTAITYRLAQKRHLITPLPGPRSEALTARRRQAVPAGVGSSVPVYAADADGGVIVDVDGNSLIDLGSGIAVTSVGASDPGVVEAVREQAGHFTHTCFMVTPYEGYIRVAEELAELTPGDHEKRTVLFNSGAEAVENAIKVARLATGRNAVVAFDHAYHGRTNLTMALTAKTLPYKHNFGPFAPEIYRMPMSYPYRDTDGLTGEQAARRTISQIEKQIGADALAAVIIEPIQGEGGFIVPAPGFLPTLAVWAREHGVVFIADEVQTGFARTGSWFACDDENVVPDIITMAKGIAGGMPLAAITGRSDLLDKVHTGGLGGTYGGNPVACAAALAALDTMRTHDLPARARAIGDTATRRLCALAEEVDVIGDVRGRGAMIAIELVRPGSTDPDADLAKRIAAQCLDEGVVILTCGTYGNVIRLLPPLVIDDSLLADGLDVLARAIRTGADN, from the coding sequence ATGACCGCCATCACTTACCGCCTCGCGCAGAAGCGTCACCTGATCACCCCACTGCCGGGCCCGAGATCGGAAGCCCTCACCGCACGGCGACGACAGGCCGTTCCGGCAGGCGTCGGATCGTCGGTGCCGGTGTACGCGGCCGATGCGGACGGCGGCGTGATCGTCGACGTCGACGGCAACTCGTTGATCGACCTCGGCTCGGGCATCGCGGTCACCAGCGTCGGCGCTTCCGACCCCGGTGTCGTCGAAGCCGTCCGAGAGCAAGCGGGGCACTTCACCCACACGTGCTTCATGGTCACGCCCTACGAGGGTTACATCCGCGTCGCCGAAGAGCTCGCCGAGCTCACCCCCGGGGACCACGAGAAGCGGACCGTGCTGTTCAACTCCGGGGCCGAGGCCGTGGAGAACGCGATCAAGGTCGCTCGCCTCGCAACGGGACGTAACGCCGTGGTCGCCTTCGATCACGCCTACCACGGTCGCACCAATCTCACGATGGCCCTGACCGCCAAAACCCTGCCGTACAAGCACAATTTCGGGCCGTTCGCACCCGAGATCTACCGCATGCCGATGAGCTACCCGTACCGCGACACCGACGGCTTGACCGGTGAGCAGGCTGCGCGCCGCACGATTTCGCAGATCGAGAAGCAGATCGGCGCCGACGCGCTCGCGGCCGTGATCATCGAGCCGATCCAGGGAGAGGGCGGGTTCATCGTGCCCGCCCCCGGTTTCCTACCGACCCTCGCGGTCTGGGCGCGCGAGCACGGCGTCGTGTTCATCGCCGATGAGGTGCAGACGGGATTCGCCCGCACCGGCTCATGGTTCGCCTGCGATGACGAGAACGTCGTGCCCGACATCATCACGATGGCCAAAGGAATCGCCGGCGGGATGCCCCTGGCCGCCATCACCGGACGAAGTGACCTCCTCGACAAGGTGCATACCGGCGGCCTCGGTGGCACGTACGGAGGCAACCCGGTCGCCTGCGCCGCGGCGCTCGCGGCGCTGGACACGATGCGCACGCATGATCTGCCGGCACGGGCCCGCGCCATCGGTGACACCGCGACGCGGCGGTTGTGTGCGTTGGCGGAAGAGGTCGACGTGATCGGCGACGTGCGCGGGCGCGGCGCCATGATCGCCATCGAATTGGTGCGCCCCGGCTCCACCGATCCCGACGCAGACCTGGCGAAGCGCATCGCCGCCCAGTGCCTCGACGAAGGGGTGGTCATCTTGACCTGCGGTACCTACGGCAACGTCATCCGCCTGTTGCCGCCGCTGGTGATCGACGACAGCCTGCTGGCCGACGGACTCGATGTCCTCGCGCGAGCGATCCGCACCGGCGCGGACAACTGA
- a CDS encoding agmatine deiminase family protein: MAWRMPAEREPHRRTWMAFPSQGYSLGDTAEEHHEARSAWAAVANAVSEFEPVVVVVDPAEIAAAKRYLGRAVDVLEAPLDDAWMRDMGPTFVLDDDGQVGGVDWVFNGWGAQEWANWEHDQEIGRFVLAHSGSAGDGTDVTVIDSSMVNEGGGIQVDGAGTVLVTETVQLDPGRNPGLTKDAVEAELRRAIGVDRVIWLPRGLTRDSDLYGTRGHVDICAALPSPGTALVHVQRDPDHPDHAVSQQLLSTLREAHDAGGRQLDIVEVPAPKTLTDTEGFVDYSYLNHYVANGAVIACSFADPHDAEAAEILGAAYPGREVVTVDARPIFARGGGIHCITQNEPSAVSR; encoded by the coding sequence ATGGCCTGGCGGATGCCGGCCGAGCGCGAACCGCATCGACGGACCTGGATGGCCTTCCCCAGCCAGGGCTACTCGCTCGGCGACACCGCGGAAGAACACCACGAAGCGCGCTCGGCTTGGGCGGCGGTCGCGAATGCCGTCAGCGAGTTCGAACCCGTCGTGGTGGTTGTCGACCCGGCAGAGATCGCTGCGGCCAAGCGCTACCTAGGACGCGCGGTCGACGTCCTCGAGGCCCCACTCGACGACGCCTGGATGCGCGACATGGGCCCCACCTTCGTCCTCGACGACGATGGGCAGGTCGGAGGTGTCGACTGGGTGTTCAACGGCTGGGGCGCCCAGGAGTGGGCGAACTGGGAACACGACCAGGAGATCGGCCGCTTCGTGCTCGCACACAGCGGGTCGGCGGGCGACGGGACCGACGTCACCGTCATCGATTCCTCGATGGTCAACGAGGGCGGCGGAATCCAGGTCGACGGGGCCGGGACCGTGCTCGTCACCGAGACCGTCCAGCTGGATCCGGGACGGAATCCGGGCCTGACCAAAGATGCTGTCGAGGCCGAGCTTCGGCGCGCCATCGGCGTCGACAGGGTGATCTGGCTGCCGCGGGGGTTGACCCGCGACTCCGATCTCTACGGGACGCGCGGCCACGTCGACATCTGCGCGGCCCTGCCCTCGCCGGGTACCGCGCTCGTCCACGTCCAGCGCGATCCCGACCATCCCGATCACGCTGTCTCTCAGCAACTCCTGTCGACGCTGCGGGAGGCCCACGACGCCGGAGGCCGACAGCTCGACATCGTCGAGGTGCCCGCACCCAAGACCCTGACCGACACCGAGGGGTTCGTGGACTACAGCTATCTCAACCACTATGTCGCCAACGGTGCGGTGATCGCCTGCTCCTTCGCCGATCCGCACGACGCGGAGGCGGCCGAGATCCTCGGTGCCGCCTACCCGGGTCGAGAGGTCGTCACGGTCGATGCGCGCCCCATCTTCGCGCGCGGCGGCGGAATCCACTGCATCACCCAGAACGAGCCGTCGGCCGTGAGCCGGTAG
- a CDS encoding APC family permease yields MTAELTTSNTPPPDGGHDSVSTKGLATNKIGVISGAVLGISTVAPGYTLTASIGLIVAAVGLKMPAILIAGFIPMFLTAYGYRELNSDNPDCGASFTWSTKAFGPYVGWMCGWGMVIATIIVLSNLAAVGVQFFYLILGRLFDSLWLGDLGGNKVVNIVTTLLFLAIATWVSMRGITTSERIQYVLVAFQMVVLIAFAVVAFVKVGDGQAPAHLHFDLDWFNPFTGLTIAAFAVGLTGSIFAFWGWDTCLTLGEECKDPKRTPGRSGLLCVISILITYLLIAVATMMYAGVGEAGLGLGNPDNADNVFGALAEPILGRWGGILLFLAILVSSIASLQTTFLPVARTMLAMGTYGAFPKKFAEIHPRFLAPSFAALTAGVVTGVFYTVVTILSDRTLLDTIAALGIMICWYYGITAFACVWYFRRTLFASVHNFVFRLVFPVLGGAALLAVFVISVGESMNPDNGSGASIFGIGLVFYIGFGLLLLGAVVMLVLRTSHPDFFRGRTLPRSTPAPESASTTTEAPTPLS; encoded by the coding sequence ATGACCGCCGAGCTGACCACCAGCAACACCCCACCTCCGGATGGCGGCCACGACTCCGTCTCCACCAAGGGGCTGGCCACCAACAAGATCGGCGTGATCTCGGGGGCCGTGCTCGGTATCTCGACGGTCGCACCGGGATACACACTCACCGCATCCATCGGCCTGATCGTTGCGGCCGTCGGGCTCAAGATGCCTGCCATCCTGATCGCCGGGTTCATCCCGATGTTCCTCACCGCCTACGGCTACCGCGAACTCAACTCCGACAACCCCGACTGCGGGGCCTCGTTCACGTGGTCCACCAAGGCATTCGGCCCCTACGTCGGGTGGATGTGCGGTTGGGGGATGGTGATCGCGACCATCATCGTCTTGTCGAATCTCGCGGCGGTCGGTGTCCAGTTCTTCTATCTCATCCTCGGGCGTCTCTTCGACTCCTTGTGGCTCGGGGACCTGGGCGGCAACAAGGTCGTCAACATCGTCACCACGCTCCTGTTCCTCGCCATCGCCACGTGGGTGTCCATGCGCGGCATCACCACGAGCGAACGCATCCAGTATGTGCTGGTGGCATTCCAGATGGTCGTGCTGATCGCCTTCGCCGTCGTGGCGTTCGTGAAGGTCGGCGACGGCCAGGCCCCGGCACACCTGCACTTCGACCTCGACTGGTTCAACCCGTTCACCGGCTTGACCATCGCCGCCTTCGCCGTCGGCCTCACCGGGTCGATCTTCGCCTTCTGGGGGTGGGACACGTGCCTGACCCTCGGTGAGGAGTGCAAGGACCCGAAGCGCACGCCGGGTCGTTCGGGTCTGCTGTGCGTCATCTCGATCCTGATCACCTACCTGCTCATCGCCGTCGCGACGATGATGTACGCCGGCGTCGGAGAGGCCGGCCTGGGCCTGGGCAACCCCGACAACGCCGACAACGTCTTCGGCGCGCTCGCGGAACCGATCCTCGGCCGGTGGGGCGGCATCCTGCTCTTCCTGGCCATTCTCGTGTCCTCGATCGCCAGCCTGCAGACGACGTTCCTGCCGGTCGCACGGACGATGCTGGCGATGGGCACCTACGGCGCCTTCCCGAAGAAGTTCGCCGAGATCCACCCCCGTTTCCTCGCGCCGTCGTTCGCAGCCCTCACGGCAGGCGTGGTGACCGGCGTCTTCTACACCGTGGTGACCATCCTGTCCGACCGCACGCTGCTGGACACCATCGCGGCCCTGGGCATCATGATCTGCTGGTACTACGGCATCACCGCATTCGCCTGCGTGTGGTACTTCCGACGGACCCTGTTCGCGAGTGTGCACAATTTCGTGTTCCGGTTGGTGTTCCCGGTCCTCGGCGGTGCGGCCCTGCTCGCCGTGTTCGTGATCTCGGTCGGCGAGAGCATGAATCCCGACAACGGCAGCGGCGCATCGATCTTCGGGATCGGTCTGGTCTTCTACATCGGATTCGGACTCCTGTTGCTGGGCGCGGTCGTCATGCTCGTCCTGCGCACGTCCCATCCGGACTTCTTCCGGGGCCGGACTTTGCCCCGGTCGACGCCGGCACCCGAATCCGCCTCGACCACAACCGAAGCACCGACTCCCCTGTCCTGA
- a CDS encoding universal stress protein yields the protein MRLLVAYLATTGGADAISVGVRLARTLGARLDVCMVVPRDRTAPLLPAANYDEVLVEQSEQWLTEAVDLVPTDVEVTTHVVLHDSAAQGLLDEAERLGAAALVVGGSGGGMAGSHSLGSVVNELLHASSVPVVLAPRGARHSTAVRVREITCAIGTLPGSTELLDAAVRVSADGSLPLRLVSLVGLDRSDDPSRVRATAHAQETLDKAVAALPPATSVTACVAEGTSVESAVDSLDWRDGDLIMVGSSRLAQPRRLFLGSTAAKMLRVLAVPMVVVPRHDG from the coding sequence ATGCGGTTGCTCGTCGCCTACCTCGCCACGACCGGTGGCGCCGACGCCATCTCGGTGGGGGTCCGACTGGCCCGCACCCTGGGCGCCCGCCTGGACGTCTGCATGGTGGTGCCGCGCGACCGCACGGCACCCCTGCTGCCCGCAGCCAACTACGACGAGGTCCTGGTCGAGCAGTCCGAGCAGTGGCTGACCGAGGCAGTCGACCTGGTACCGACCGACGTCGAGGTCACCACACACGTCGTTCTCCACGATTCGGCTGCTCAAGGACTGCTCGACGAGGCGGAACGGCTCGGCGCGGCCGCACTGGTGGTCGGTGGATCGGGCGGCGGAATGGCGGGCAGCCATTCGCTGGGCTCGGTGGTCAACGAGCTCCTGCATGCGTCGTCGGTGCCGGTGGTGCTGGCCCCTCGCGGAGCACGCCACTCCACCGCAGTCCGGGTACGCGAGATCACCTGCGCCATCGGCACTCTGCCCGGTTCCACCGAGCTCCTCGACGCCGCGGTCCGCGTCAGCGCCGACGGCTCCCTGCCGTTGCGACTCGTCTCCCTGGTCGGACTCGACCGGTCCGACGACCCCTCCCGGGTCCGGGCGACCGCGCACGCACAGGAGACGCTCGACAAAGCGGTCGCGGCCCTTCCCCCGGCGACATCCGTGACCGCCTGTGTGGCGGAGGGCACATCGGTCGAGAGTGCGGTCGATTCGCTCGACTGGCGCGATGGCGACCTGATCATGGTCGGGTCGAGTCGATTGGCCCAGCCACGTCGACTGTTCCTCGGCTCGACCGCCGCCAAGATGTTGCGGGTCCTCGCCGTGCCCATGGTCGTCGTCCCCAGACACGACGGCTGA